In Methylobacterium sp. WL1, the sequence CGGCCCCTGGCGCGGTCCCGCCCGATTACGGTGCGATTCCCTACACCAAGCGCTCGGACCGCTACTGGCCCAAGGTTGCCGATCCCTTCGCCGAGGGCGCCCGATGACCCCGGACCTGTCTTTCGATGCCAACGCGATCCTGGCGACGCTGCGTCCTTGGGTGGAATGCGAGAGCCCGACCCACGACGCGGCCGCGGTCAACCGCATGATGGGCCTGGCCGCGCGCGACCTCGCGGTCGCCGGGGCCGCGGTCGAGACCATTCCCGGATCGATGGGCTTGAGCGATTGCGTCCGCGCCCGGTTCCCGCACAGGCATCCTGACCGGCCCGGCATCCTGGTGCTCGGGCATCTCGACACCGTGCATCCCGTCGGCACCCTCGGGAGCCTGCCCTGGCGGATCGAGGGCAACCGTGCCTATGGGCCGGGCATCCTCGACATGAAGGGCGGCAACGTGATCGCGCTCGCGGCGATCCGGGCCCTGGCGGCGTCCCGGATCGAGACGCCGTTGCCGGTGACGTTCCTGTTCACCGGCGACGAGGAGGTCGGCAGCCCCTCGACCCGGGACCTGATCGAGGCCGAGTCTGCCCGCCACGCAATCGTGCTGGTGCCCGAGCCCGGCCAAGCCGACAACGGCGTCGTCACCGGGCGCTACGCCATCGCGCGCTTCGACCTCGAAGCGTTCGGCCGCCCGAGCCATGCTGGCGCGTCCCCGCTTGAGGGCCGCTCGGCGATCCGCGCCATGGCGCGGATGATCCTGGCGATCGACGCCATGTCGGACGCCGACTGTACCTTCTCCACCGGGATCGTCTCGGGCGGGCAATGGGTCAACTGCGTCCCGACCCTGTGCCGCGGCCAAGCGCTGAGCATGGCCAAGCGCCAGTTGGACCTCGACCGGGGGGTCGAGCGGATGCTGGCGCTGACGGGCGAGCAGGACGGCGTCCACTTCTCGGTCACCCGGGGCGTCACCCGGCCGGTCTGGGAGCCGGATGCCGGCTGCATGGCCCTCTACGAGCAGGCGCGCACCTTGAGCGAATC encodes:
- a CDS encoding M20/M25/M40 family metallo-hydrolase; the protein is MTPDLSFDANAILATLRPWVECESPTHDAAAVNRMMGLAARDLAVAGAAVETIPGSMGLSDCVRARFPHRHPDRPGILVLGHLDTVHPVGTLGSLPWRIEGNRAYGPGILDMKGGNVIALAAIRALAASRIETPLPVTFLFTGDEEVGSPSTRDLIEAESARHAIVLVPEPGQADNGVVTGRYAIARFDLEAFGRPSHAGASPLEGRSAIRAMARMILAIDAMSDADCTFSTGIVSGGQWVNCVPTLCRGQALSMAKRQLDLDRGVERMLALTGEQDGVHFSVTRGVTRPVWEPDAGCMALYEQARTLSESLGQTLPHRSAGGGSDGNFTGANGIPTLDGLGPLGQGYHTLDEHVLIETLPRRARLFAALLANLGAVGQP